The DNA region TCTCCTTTAGCGTAATCCTGCCATAGATGTCTGGCTCTCTTTTCCCTAAGAGGTTGAGATTAGGCCCATGTATGACAAGAACCTTCGTCTTTTTAATGTCTTTAGGCTTTTTCCCTTTCATGGTCGTTATACTTTTATAAACATTTTTTAATCTCAGGTCAAGAAGTTTTTTTAGGCACATTGGGCACAAGGCAATTATCACTACTGTCTCCCCTTGCAATAGCCAGTTGAAAAGAAATATTATTTAGGGTGAAGGAGGGTGGTTTATGAAGACATGGACTCATCCGGGTGGAAAGCTAAGAGAGCTTGGGGCAGACTCTTTAACTGATGCAGAGCTTTTGGCAATTCTTCTTTCTACAGGCACAAAAGGTAAATCAGCAGAGGATATAGCCAATGAGATTCTCAATAAATTTGGTTCATTTAAAGGCATGGCAAACCAGCCTCTTGAGAAATTCCTTGAGATTAAAGGAATCGGAGATGTTAAAATCATCAGGGTTGCGTCTGCTTTTGAAATTGCAAAAAGGATTGTAAGTCAGGTGTTAAAAGAAAAAGAAGATGTCAAAGATTAAAAGGAAGCCAATAAAACTTTCTTCGCCATTTGATATGGCAAGTTCCAAGACTGAAAGGACTTGCGTTGCCAAAATTGCAGAATGGATTAACAGGACAATTGAAGAAAAGTCCTTACCCCTCGGTAGGGCAGAGGTAGAAACAAAGGGGGCTGATGCTAAATACCCTGATTTTGTTCTTTATAAAAGTCCTCAGAGCACAGACACCCTTTTAGTTGCTGAATTTAAACAGCCTTATTTTGACCCATACGATTATAAAGAGCTTAAAGAGCCAGCATGGGAAAAAGCCAACAGGAGAAAAGCCAGATACTTTGTAACATCCAACTTCAAAAAGCTTATCTGGTATAAGACAGAAGAGGTCAACAGGATGGCTGATGAAACCACACAGATAGCAGGGATTTATGACCTCTCAGTTATAGAAGACCTTAATACTATAGATGAGCCACGCTTCAAGACTGCCATTGTTAAGGGGATTGAGAGATTTCTTTCTGACCTTGTAGAGGTTTATACAGGCAGGAAACCCGAGCCCCTTTTGCCTGTTGATGAGTTATTGATCCAAAAGCTTCGTGGGAAGAATGACCGTCTCTCACGCTTTTATAAAAACATTATAAGAGACAAATTCCACAAAGACCCTGCTTTTGCAAAAAAACTTAGTAACTGGTTTTCTGAACAGCAATGGAGCTTTGCAGGGCAAGATGTGGATTTTGAGAAGGCTGCAAGACAATCAGCTTATCTGCTTATAAACAAAATTCTCTTTTATCAGACTCTAAAGGCAAAGCAACCACGCCTTTCATCTTTGGTTATTCCCGATGACCTGACTGCTGGCGGACAGATCCAGAAGCAGTTACAAGGTTATTTCAGTTATATAACAGAGAATATTGATTATGAGACTATATATGATACGGATTTTATTGACCAGATAGCATTCCCTGACCAAAAAGAAGTCGTTGAGGAAATAAAAAGTCTCATAAAAATAATAGGTGAGCATGACTTCTCCAAACTCGGCTATGATATTATCGGCAGGATATTTGAAAGGCTTATCCCCCATGAAGAACGGCATAACTTAGGGCAGTATTTTACAAGCCCTGATGTTGTTGACCTGATTTTAAAATTTTGCATTAGACATGAAGACGACAAGGTTATAGACCCATCATGTGGTGCAGGCACATTCCTTGTCAGAGCATATAAGCACAAACAGCTACTAAATAGCAGACTTACGCATCAGGAAGTTCTTGAAGACCTCTGGGGTATTGACATTGCAAAATTCCCTGCGCACCTTGCAACAATAAATCTTGCAATAAATGACCTTAAGGTTGACAAAAATTATCCGAATATTGCTCATGAGGATTTCTTTAATCTTCCTGTTGCTCCTGTAGGAGGAATGCAGATTACTGAAAGATTTAGGAGGATAAGGGCGCATGCACTTGGCCGTGAACAAAAAGAAATAACATATCCAAGATGGTTTGACTGTGTTGTTGGGAATCCACCATATACCAGACAGGAAGAGATAACTGAAATTACAGGGGAAGAAAGCTATAAAGAGGCACTCATCAAGAAAGCCCTTTATTATGCAAGACGTAAACTTGCGGACATATCAAAGAGAGCGGGAATACATGCCTATTTCTTTGTGCATGGGACAAAGTTTCTAAAAGAAGGTGGCAGGTTTGGCTTTATTGTCTCAGATTCATGGCTTGATACAGACTATGGCAAGGGGCTTCAAGAGCTATTCTTAAAAAACTACAAAATCACTGCGATAATCTCATCTAAGGTTGAAAGGTGGTTTGAAGATGCAGACATTAATACCTGCATTATTATTCTTGAAAAATGTAAAGACTTAAAAGAAAGGGATGAAAATCTTGTGAGGTTTGTTTATCTCAAAAAACCCTTAAGGCATTTTATCCCTCCTGCACAGGATATGTGGGAGAAACAAAAGCAAAGACTTGATGCCACTGAAAACCTGAAAAAGACAATACTTTATCACAATGACTTCTATCAGAACGATGAACTCAGGATTTATCCAAAAAAGCAGAGCGTGTTATGGGAAGAAGGATTTGATGCAGAAGAGAACAAATACACAGGCTCAAAATGGGGGAAATATCTGAGGGCGCCGG from Nitrospirota bacterium includes:
- a CDS encoding SAM-dependent DNA methyltransferase — encoded protein: MSKIKRKPIKLSSPFDMASSKTERTCVAKIAEWINRTIEEKSLPLGRAEVETKGADAKYPDFVLYKSPQSTDTLLVAEFKQPYFDPYDYKELKEPAWEKANRRKARYFVTSNFKKLIWYKTEEVNRMADETTQIAGIYDLSVIEDLNTIDEPRFKTAIVKGIERFLSDLVEVYTGRKPEPLLPVDELLIQKLRGKNDRLSRFYKNIIRDKFHKDPAFAKKLSNWFSEQQWSFAGQDVDFEKAARQSAYLLINKILFYQTLKAKQPRLSSLVIPDDLTAGGQIQKQLQGYFSYITENIDYETIYDTDFIDQIAFPDQKEVVEEIKSLIKIIGEHDFSKLGYDIIGRIFERLIPHEERHNLGQYFTSPDVVDLILKFCIRHEDDKVIDPSCGAGTFLVRAYKHKQLLNSRLTHQEVLEDLWGIDIAKFPAHLATINLAINDLKVDKNYPNIAHEDFFNLPVAPVGGMQITERFRRIRAHALGREQKEITYPRWFDCVVGNPPYTRQEEITEITGEESYKEALIKKALYYARRKLADISKRAGIHAYFFVHGTKFLKEGGRFGFIVSDSWLDTDYGKGLQELFLKNYKITAIISSKVERWFEDADINTCIIILEKCKDLKERDENLVRFVYLKKPLRHFIPPAQDMWEKQKQRLDATENLKKTILYHNDFYQNDELRIYPKKQSVLWEEGFDAEENKYTGSKWGKYLRAPEIFFKILEMGKDKLVPLKKIVDVRRGFTTGANEFFYLTEEEIKERGIEKEFWMHKDEKDRWMPNKVVVSPREAKTVVINPNVLSNVVLFINKDKTKLKNKKVLSFIRHGERKGFHNRSTCSSRSRWYEIEYREPWPILHPMIHHDRQMVISNKYGVQVDHNLFEIRPKRKRDTLAVLCFLLSTVSMLFKEFGGRVNLGEGALKTEGIDIEKLPIPKEFLKEAKQKLIKLAKKYPSSKITSIFEDLDANNPDEVSLAKVKPARRELDKIIMGDILGLTDDEQLEVYRAVVDLVRSRIEKAKSVDNRNKTKEGIDVELLTRIIKERLGDKLLGHFYRENILNQKALKTVRLFHPQKEIQIKNGLWGWRLSSGKDLIECESEAEAEYLKIWLESGLEEVKVPKDESYLSKILPELKALKERIDQIINDHISSIKSQKIQNAILRKLQGELFQGS